A section of the Candidatus Binatia bacterium genome encodes:
- the ate1 gene encoding putative arginyl-tRNA--protein transferase, translating to MDSHSRTTPPQTREWVVYDEYSPCPYLPGQIARMPLRLPVEPLSRAQLSQRLEAGDRRQGALLYRPRCPGCQACQAIRLPVREFVPNRTQRRIFRRGNQLLETRVALPVVDAERVRLYNRHKVERRLLTADGLIDRQLYEEFLVDTCAETFELSYWLDGRLVGVAITDRAADALSAVYCYYDPCLARLSIGTYSILKQLELCRAWGLAYLYLGLYVEGCATMAYKARFLPHERLIHGRWRRFSS from the coding sequence ATGGACAGCCACAGTCGCACGACACCACCACAAACGCGCGAGTGGGTTGTTTACGATGAATACAGCCCTTGCCCGTATCTCCCCGGCCAGATTGCCCGCATGCCCTTGCGCTTGCCGGTGGAGCCGCTCTCGCGAGCGCAACTTTCACAGCGCCTCGAGGCGGGCGATCGGCGTCAAGGAGCTCTCCTGTACCGGCCCCGGTGCCCGGGCTGCCAGGCCTGCCAGGCCATCCGCCTGCCGGTGCGCGAATTCGTGCCCAATCGCACCCAACGCCGCATCTTCCGGAGGGGGAACCAATTGCTCGAAACTCGCGTGGCATTGCCGGTAGTGGACGCCGAACGGGTACGCTTGTACAACCGGCACAAAGTCGAGCGCCGCTTGCTGACCGCGGACGGACTGATCGACCGCCAATTGTACGAGGAGTTTCTCGTGGATACGTGCGCGGAAACTTTTGAGCTCAGTTACTGGCTCGATGGTCGCCTCGTCGGGGTGGCCATCACGGACCGCGCGGCCGACGCTCTCTCGGCCGTGTACTGCTACTACGACCCGTGCCTCGCACGCTTGAGCATCGGAACGTACTCGATCTTGAAGCAGCTCGAACTGTGCCGCGCGTGGGGCTTAGCCTACCTCTACCTCGGCCTCTACGTCGAAGGTTGCGCGACCATGGCGTACAAGGCCCGATTCCTCCCCCACGAGCGACTCATCCACGGCCGTTGGCGCCGGTTTTCGTCTTGA